From a region of the Mucilaginibacter auburnensis genome:
- a CDS encoding glutamate synthase subunit beta, with the protein MGKVTGFQEYDRKLPAKLPPAERIKNYNEFESLYSDEELNKQSARCMNCGIPFCHNGCPLGNIIPEFNDAVYKQDWEGAYQILSSTNNFPEFTGRICPAPCESACVLGINKPAVAIEEIEKHIIEIAYQKGLVKPTAPLVKTGKKVSVVGSGPAGLAAAAQLAKAGHEVTVYERDDKVGGLLRYGIPDFKLEKNVIDRRIEVMEKDGVVFKTGVEVGKDISTDDLIRNADAVVLAGGSTIPRNLPIPGRELKGVHFAMDFLKQQNKRVGSSPITAEDILATGKDVVVIGGGDTGSDCVGTSNRQGAKSVKQFEVMMQPPAQRTENMPWPTYPMVLKTTTSHEEGVERFWGINTKEFLGDENGELRALKVADVSWEVDFLGRPVKFTEVEGSEREIPCQRVFLAMGFLHPQHTGMIESLGVELDARKNVNAKEGVYRTNVSKVFSAGDMRRGQSLVVWAISEGRECARKVDEFLMGHSVLESKDSVNQFDQVFSS; encoded by the coding sequence ATGGGAAAAGTAACAGGTTTTCAGGAATACGATAGGAAACTTCCTGCTAAATTACCTCCTGCAGAACGTATTAAAAATTATAACGAGTTTGAAAGTTTATACTCTGACGAAGAGTTGAACAAACAATCAGCCCGTTGCATGAACTGTGGTATTCCGTTTTGTCATAACGGATGCCCCCTGGGTAACATTATTCCGGAGTTTAATGACGCGGTTTATAAACAGGATTGGGAGGGGGCTTACCAAATATTGTCTTCAACCAATAACTTCCCTGAGTTTACCGGTCGTATTTGCCCTGCACCATGCGAATCTGCGTGTGTGTTAGGCATTAACAAGCCGGCTGTAGCTATTGAAGAAATTGAGAAACACATTATTGAAATAGCTTACCAGAAAGGTTTGGTTAAACCAACCGCGCCTTTAGTTAAAACAGGAAAAAAAGTATCGGTAGTAGGTTCAGGGCCTGCTGGGTTAGCTGCGGCAGCTCAGTTGGCAAAAGCTGGTCACGAAGTTACAGTGTATGAGCGCGACGATAAAGTTGGTGGCTTGTTACGCTACGGTATCCCTGATTTTAAATTAGAGAAAAACGTTATCGACCGTCGCATTGAAGTGATGGAAAAAGATGGCGTTGTATTTAAAACAGGTGTAGAAGTAGGTAAAGACATTTCAACTGATGACCTGATCCGCAATGCAGATGCAGTGGTTTTAGCAGGTGGTTCAACTATCCCGCGTAACCTGCCAATTCCTGGTCGCGAACTTAAAGGTGTTCACTTCGCTATGGATTTCCTTAAGCAACAAAACAAACGTGTTGGCAGCTCACCAATTACAGCCGAAGATATTTTGGCTACTGGTAAAGATGTGGTAGTTATTGGTGGTGGCGATACAGGGTCGGACTGTGTTGGTACTTCAAACCGCCAGGGTGCAAAATCAGTTAAGCAGTTTGAGGTAATGATGCAGCCACCGGCTCAGCGTACCGAAAATATGCCTTGGCCAACTTATCCAATGGTGTTGAAAACCACAACTTCGCACGAAGAAGGTGTTGAGCGTTTCTGGGGTATTAATACCAAAGAGTTTTTAGGAGACGAGAATGGCGAACTGCGTGCTTTAAAAGTTGCTGATGTTAGCTGGGAAGTTGATTTCTTAGGTCGCCCGGTTAAATTTACCGAGGTAGAAGGATCAGAGCGCGAAATACCTTGTCAGCGTGTATTCCTGGCAATGGGCTTTTTGCATCCGCAACATACCGGTATGATAGAAAGCTTAGGTGTTGAGTTAGATGCACGTAAGAACGTAAATGCTAAAGAGGGAGTTTACAGAACTAACGTAAGCAAAGTATTCTCAGCAGGCGATATGCGCCGCGGACAATCATTGGTTGTTTGGGCAATATCAGAAGGCCGCGAGTGCGCGCGTAAAGTTGATGAGTTTTTAATGGGCCATTCAGTACTGGAAAGCAAAGATTCTGTTAACCAGTTCGATCAGGTTTTTAGCTCGTAA
- a CDS encoding DUF1761 domain-containing protein: MNPSLINWPAVLIAALSSFMVGGIWYNPKVFGNTWMKESKLTEDQLKASSQGKIFGFTALFSLLMAINLACFLADTKTNASWGAVAGFLAGIWGFSAIAIHSLFELRSWKHIFINGCYIIIALTLMGFILGVWR; this comes from the coding sequence ATGAATCCCTCACTAATTAACTGGCCTGCCGTATTGATTGCGGCTTTATCGTCATTTATGGTTGGCGGTATTTGGTACAACCCAAAGGTATTTGGCAACACCTGGATGAAAGAAAGCAAGCTCACCGAAGACCAGTTAAAAGCATCAAGTCAGGGTAAGATATTTGGATTTACCGCCCTGTTTTCATTACTAATGGCAATTAACCTGGCCTGTTTTCTGGCTGATACTAAAACTAATGCCTCATGGGGAGCTGTAGCAGGTTTTTTGGCCGGCATATGGGGTTTCTCCGCAATTGCCATACATAGTTTATTTGAATTGCGTAGCTGGAAACACATTTTTATAAATGGATGTTACATTATTATAGCACTTACGCTGATGGGATTTATTTTGGGGGTATGGAGATAA
- a CDS encoding mannose-1-phosphate guanylyltransferase produces MNKNYYAIIMAGGIGSRFWPISRTSHPKQFIDILGTGKTLIQNTYDRFLKVCPKENIFVVTNENYTSLVKEQLPDMADNQILTEPVMRNTAPCVAYGCFKIESINPDAVIVVAPSDHLILDEPGFVNTIEKSLKVASENDCLITLGIKPSRPDTGYGYIQFTDNILSEDFHKVKTFTEKPTLDIAKTFIQSGDFLWNAGIFVWSANAIVNAFGQYLPDMNDIFADARPFYNTDNERNHVNQAYMQCTNISIDYGIMEKANNVYVLPSEFGWSDLGTWASIYELSDKDYVGNAVIPSEKVIMYDSSNCMVNVPEDKLVILQGLHDFIVVESNNTLLICPRDQEQNVKKVVADVKQQFGTKYI; encoded by the coding sequence ATGAACAAAAATTATTACGCCATTATTATGGCTGGCGGTATTGGAAGCCGCTTTTGGCCTATCAGCAGAACGTCGCATCCAAAACAATTTATTGACATACTAGGAACAGGCAAAACCCTTATTCAAAATACCTACGACAGGTTTTTAAAGGTGTGCCCTAAAGAGAATATTTTTGTAGTTACCAACGAAAATTATACTTCGCTAGTAAAAGAGCAGCTGCCTGATATGGCCGACAACCAAATACTTACCGAACCGGTTATGCGTAATACCGCGCCGTGTGTTGCTTATGGTTGTTTCAAAATAGAAAGCATTAACCCAGATGCGGTAATAGTTGTTGCACCGTCAGACCATTTGATTTTAGACGAACCCGGTTTTGTCAATACTATTGAAAAATCATTAAAAGTTGCGTCTGAAAATGATTGCCTTATTACTTTAGGTATCAAACCATCTCGCCCTGACACGGGTTATGGTTACATTCAGTTTACTGATAATATTCTGAGTGAAGATTTCCATAAGGTAAAAACTTTTACAGAGAAACCTACATTGGATATTGCTAAAACCTTTATTCAAAGCGGCGACTTTTTATGGAACGCAGGTATTTTTGTTTGGTCTGCAAATGCCATTGTTAACGCATTCGGACAATACCTACCGGATATGAATGATATTTTTGCTGATGCGCGTCCGTTTTATAATACTGATAACGAACGTAATCATGTTAACCAGGCTTACATGCAGTGTACTAATATCTCTATAGACTACGGTATTATGGAGAAAGCCAACAATGTATACGTTTTACCATCAGAATTTGGATGGTCTGACTTAGGTACCTGGGCTTCTATTTATGAATTGTCTGATAAGGACTACGTAGGTAACGCCGTGATACCTTCAGAGAAAGTCATCATGTACGATTCATCAAATTGTATGGTAAACGTGCCTGAAGATAAGCTGGTTATTTTACAGGGCCTGCATGATTTTATTGTGGTAGAATCAAACAATACACTGCTAATTTGCCCGCGCGATCAGGAGCAAAATGTGAAAAAAGTTGTTGCCGATGTGAAGCAGCAATTTGGAACGAAATATATTTAA